Proteins encoded together in one Coffea arabica cultivar ET-39 chromosome 2c, Coffea Arabica ET-39 HiFi, whole genome shotgun sequence window:
- the LOC140035629 gene encoding uncharacterized protein: protein MGAVLFVDGASSKEGSGAGLLLISPTGEKLTYALRFDFPASNNEAEYEALLTGLRITHQMGITAIKVRSDSQLVVLQVRGEYEAKKEVMKKYLAKVQEATALFDAFEIEQVPRSQNKRADALSKLASSSFAHLNKEVLVDVVKQKSIDQVQILAIDSSATWMTSLINFLNSGALLENKIETRRIQLRAAKYAYAGGTLYRRSYLSPWLKCVTPEEGNYVLREIHEGICAAHVGSRVLAKKCLLLGYY from the coding sequence CCAACCGGGGAAAAACTGACCTATGCTCTCCGGTTTGACTTCCCCGCATCTAACAATGAGGCTGAGTATGAGGCCCTACTAACGGGGTTGCGGATAACCCACCAGATGGGTATAACCGCGATCAAAGTCCGGAGCGACTCTCAACTCGTCGTCCTCCAAGTTCGCGGGGAATACGAGGCCAAGAAGGAGGTCATGAAGAAGTATCTGGCCAAGGTGCAGGAGGCAACAGCCCTATTTGATGCATTTGAGATCGAGCAGGTGCCGAGATCGCAAAATAAGCGTGCAGACGCCCTGTCAAAACTGGCATCCTCCTCGTTCGCGCACTTGAACAAAGAAGTTTTGGTAGATGTAGTAAAGCAGAAAAGTATCGACCAGGTCCAGATCCTGGCTATTGACAGCTCGGCCACCTGGATGACCTCCCTCATAAACTTCCTCAACTCGGGTGCCCTCCTTGAGAACAAAATCGAGACTCGCCGGATCCAGCTCAGAGCTGCCAAATACGCCTACGCGGGGGGAACCCTCTACAGGAGGTCCTACTTATCTCCCTGGCTAAAGTGCGTGACTCCCGAGGAAGGTAATTACGTCCTTCgcgaaatccatgaaggaataTGTGCGGCCCATGTGGGGTCCCGGGTGTTGGCCAAAAAGTGCCTTCTCTTGGGTTACTATTGA